The proteins below are encoded in one region of Sideroxydans lithotrophicus ES-1:
- a CDS encoding glycosyltransferase family 2 protein, translating to MPSLSVILITKNEAANIRDCLQSVAWADEIIVVDSASSDDTADIARAMGAQVYVHADWPGFGPQKNRALGYASKDWVFSIDADERVTPELRAELEQAMRTGNAEGYYCPRLSQFCGKFVHHSGWYPDYVLRLFKRGTGRFSDSLVHESVLMDGAAAKLKSPLLHYSYLTTADVERKVEHYSNAAAQQMLQAGKRSSWVGAMLSGGWAFVRTYIIRLGILDGAAGWSIALMNARTTYLKYRKLAVLNSTRISH from the coding sequence ATGCCCTCGTTGTCCGTCATTCTCATCACCAAGAACGAAGCCGCCAACATCCGCGACTGCCTGCAGTCGGTGGCATGGGCGGACGAGATCATCGTCGTGGATTCCGCCAGCAGCGACGATACTGCGGACATCGCCCGCGCAATGGGTGCCCAGGTATATGTGCATGCGGACTGGCCCGGTTTCGGGCCGCAAAAGAATCGCGCGCTGGGTTATGCCAGCAAAGACTGGGTGTTCTCCATCGATGCGGACGAACGGGTGACTCCCGAACTGCGCGCCGAACTGGAACAGGCCATGCGTACGGGGAATGCGGAAGGCTACTACTGCCCGCGCCTGTCGCAATTCTGCGGGAAATTCGTCCATCATTCCGGCTGGTACCCGGATTATGTGTTGCGCCTGTTCAAGCGCGGCACCGGCAGGTTCTCGGACAGCCTGGTGCATGAGAGCGTGCTGATGGATGGGGCTGCAGCGAAACTGAAGAGCCCGTTATTGCATTACAGCTATCTCACGACAGCTGATGTGGAGCGCAAGGTGGAGCATTACTCCAATGCGGCCGCGCAGCAGATGCTGCAGGCAGGCAAACGCTCCAGTTGGGTTGGCGCGATGCTGAGCGGAGGGTGGGCGTTCGTGCGCACATACATAATCAGGCTCGGCATACTGGATGGCGCTGCCGGGTGGAGCATCGCATTGATGAATGCGCGCACGACCTACTTGAAATATCGCAAGTTGGCTGTCCTGAATTCAACCCGGATAAGTCATTAG
- a CDS encoding polysaccharide biosynthesis protein, protein MLKANRYTVFAVSHDLLVAAIAWVGAYLLRFNFELPQNFQNEMLRTLLWIVPLQSVIFWYMSLYRGIWRYASMADLRRIFMAVLLAAMLIPVVLWMFRVHAVVPRSVLIIDPILLLLGMGGGRLFYRLWKEQGLFGDIKLQGEPVLVLGAGEAGVGLSKDLARSREWHQVGFLDDDEDKQGRLLNGVKVLGKLDSLPNWAARLGVSQVIIAMPSATHQVRKHAIDLANNNGIKALTVPAFDDLLSGRVSVSQLRAVELDDLLGRDPIQLDDAGLHAQLTGKVVLVTGAGGSIGSELCRQIARFSPKTLVLYDAGEFALYNIEQELNKRFPQLNIIYLAGDVRDDVRLEQVFDEYKPGTVFHAAAYKHVPLMERHNTWQAVRNNVFGTWRVASCAQKHGVEKFVLISTDKAVNPTNVMGTTKRMAEIVCQGLQRPEGTRFVIVRFGNVLGSNGSVIPKFREQIAKGGPITVTHPEITRFFMSIPEAAQLVMQAGYMGRGGEIFVLDMGEPVKIVDLAKDMIRLSGLGEDDIKIEFTGLRPGEKLYEEVLADNEHTLPTPHPKLRIAQARQVAAVELQAMLDWVSVDMANTDDIVRERLKHWVPEYTPTPNGH, encoded by the coding sequence ATGCTCAAGGCTAATCGATATACCGTATTTGCTGTATCCCATGACCTGCTGGTGGCGGCGATTGCATGGGTTGGCGCTTATTTATTACGTTTCAATTTTGAACTGCCGCAGAATTTCCAGAACGAGATGTTGCGTACATTGCTCTGGATAGTGCCGCTGCAATCCGTGATCTTCTGGTATATGAGTCTTTACCGGGGCATCTGGCGCTATGCCAGCATGGCCGATCTGCGCCGTATCTTCATGGCAGTGTTGTTGGCCGCCATGCTTATCCCTGTGGTGCTGTGGATGTTCCGTGTTCACGCAGTCGTTCCGCGGTCGGTGTTGATCATCGATCCCATTCTGCTGTTATTGGGGATGGGCGGCGGCCGCCTGTTCTATCGCTTGTGGAAAGAGCAGGGACTGTTCGGCGATATCAAGTTGCAAGGCGAACCGGTACTGGTACTAGGGGCGGGCGAGGCAGGCGTCGGCCTCTCCAAGGACTTGGCGCGCAGCCGCGAATGGCACCAAGTTGGGTTTCTTGATGACGACGAAGACAAACAGGGACGCCTCCTTAATGGTGTCAAGGTTCTGGGCAAACTGGACAGCCTCCCAAATTGGGCAGCACGACTGGGAGTTTCCCAGGTCATCATCGCCATGCCGTCGGCCACGCATCAGGTACGCAAGCATGCCATCGATCTGGCGAACAACAATGGTATCAAGGCGCTGACGGTCCCAGCTTTCGACGATCTGTTGAGCGGGCGTGTGTCTGTATCGCAATTGCGGGCGGTGGAACTGGATGACCTGCTTGGGCGCGATCCGATACAACTGGATGATGCGGGCTTGCATGCGCAACTGACAGGAAAGGTAGTGCTGGTCACTGGCGCGGGGGGCTCCATCGGTTCCGAGTTGTGTCGCCAGATCGCGCGCTTCTCACCAAAAACACTGGTGCTGTACGATGCTGGCGAATTTGCGCTGTACAACATCGAGCAGGAGTTGAATAAAAGGTTTCCGCAGCTGAATATCATCTATCTGGCTGGCGATGTGCGCGACGATGTGCGCCTGGAGCAGGTGTTCGACGAGTACAAGCCGGGCACAGTTTTCCATGCGGCAGCCTACAAGCATGTGCCGTTGATGGAGCGCCACAACACTTGGCAGGCAGTGCGCAACAATGTCTTTGGTACCTGGCGGGTGGCAAGCTGTGCACAGAAGCATGGTGTGGAGAAATTCGTGTTGATCTCCACCGACAAGGCAGTCAATCCGACCAACGTGATGGGCACGACCAAGCGCATGGCCGAGATCGTCTGTCAGGGACTGCAGCGACCGGAAGGAACGCGTTTCGTCATCGTGCGCTTCGGCAATGTGCTCGGCAGCAACGGCAGCGTGATCCCCAAGTTCCGCGAGCAAATTGCCAAAGGCGGGCCGATCACTGTCACGCATCCCGAGATCACACGCTTCTTCATGTCCATCCCCGAAGCAGCGCAACTGGTGATGCAAGCCGGCTATATGGGCAGGGGTGGAGAGATCTTCGTGCTCGACATGGGCGAACCGGTGAAGATCGTCGATCTGGCGAAGGACATGATCCGTCTTTCCGGTTTGGGTGAGGACGACATCAAGATCGAATTCACCGGTCTGCGTCCAGGTGAAAAGTTGTATGAGGAAGTACTGGCCGATAATGAGCATACGTTGCCGACACCACATCCCAAATTGCGTATCGCCCAGGCGCGCCAAGTTGCTGCAGTCGAATTGCAGGCGATGCTGGACTGGGTGAGTGTGGATATGGCAAACACCGACGATATTGTGCGCGAACGTTTGAAGCACTGGGTGCCAGAATACACGCCGACACCGAACGGGCATTGA
- a CDS encoding MraY family glycosyltransferase → MSHYSPIVAALVTMLLTTLILISKFGKVIEDIPNERSLHDAPVPRIGGVAMMAGLLAGWALVLTSLMWWIVVPLIGLFVVSLMDDMHNLPVKQRLLAHLTAAAILVFGSGLFAQHGVIVALIILLFTVWMTNLYNFMDGSDGLAGGMALFGFSMYGFAALMSHDDTQAMLNFTIGAAALGFLYNNFHPAKVFMGDAGSIPLGFLAAGMGLWGWQQGHWAAWFPLLVFSPFIVDASVTLVKRKLRGARVTEAHREHYYQRLVQMGWSHRKVALTEYALMLGVGISALYALQDEFPWLVFSVWGGIYAALMLLLDAAWRRFERSQHAQG, encoded by the coding sequence ATGAGCCATTACTCACCCATCGTTGCAGCACTGGTCACCATGCTGCTGACCACTCTCATTCTTATCAGCAAGTTCGGTAAAGTCATCGAGGACATTCCAAACGAGCGCTCTTTACATGATGCACCAGTACCTCGCATCGGCGGTGTGGCGATGATGGCCGGATTGCTGGCTGGCTGGGCGTTGGTGCTGACATCGCTGATGTGGTGGATAGTCGTCCCATTGATTGGCTTGTTCGTCGTTTCACTGATGGACGATATGCATAATCTGCCAGTGAAACAGCGTTTATTGGCTCATCTGACGGCGGCAGCGATCCTGGTCTTTGGTTCCGGGTTGTTCGCTCAACATGGCGTGATCGTTGCGTTGATTATTCTGCTGTTCACGGTGTGGATGACCAATCTTTACAATTTCATGGATGGATCTGATGGTTTGGCAGGTGGCATGGCACTATTCGGCTTCAGCATGTATGGTTTTGCTGCACTTATGTCGCATGACGACACGCAAGCGATGTTGAACTTCACCATCGGCGCAGCTGCGCTGGGTTTTCTCTACAATAATTTTCATCCTGCCAAGGTGTTCATGGGCGATGCAGGATCTATCCCGCTAGGTTTTCTTGCGGCAGGTATGGGGTTGTGGGGATGGCAACAAGGCCACTGGGCTGCATGGTTTCCGCTGCTGGTGTTTTCCCCTTTCATCGTGGATGCCAGCGTCACATTGGTGAAGCGAAAATTGCGCGGAGCGAGGGTCACGGAAGCGCATCGCGAGCATTATTATCAGCGTCTGGTGCAAATGGGTTGGAGCCATCGCAAAGTTGCTTTGACTGAATACGCACTCATGCTGGGTGTTGGCATATCGGCTCTTTACGCCTTGCAGGATGAATTTCCATGGCTGGTATTTTCAGTATGGGGCGGCATCTATGCAGCGTTGATGCTGCTGCTCGATGCCGCATGGAGAAGATTCGAGCGTTCACAACATGCTCAAGGCTAA